The proteins below come from a single Mycolicibacterium sp. TY81 genomic window:
- a CDS encoding cutinase family protein, which translates to MSGVLALMAAPAPAATADACPDAEVIFARGTGEPPGVGGIGQAFVDAVRAKSGTKSVSVYPVNYQASADFNDGVQFALTVIDGIRDATNHIQAVAATCPATKMVLGGFSQGAAVAAFTTAADIPPGVPAAFVPPPMPPEVAGHVAAVALFGKPSNRFLGDAGAPQITIGPLYAPKTIDQCASGDTICNGAPPGQPTAAHNSYIANGMVAQAAQFAAGRL; encoded by the coding sequence ATGTCCGGCGTGCTGGCCCTGATGGCCGCGCCGGCTCCGGCGGCCACCGCGGACGCCTGCCCGGACGCCGAGGTGATATTCGCCCGCGGCACCGGCGAACCGCCGGGTGTCGGCGGCATCGGCCAGGCCTTCGTCGACGCCGTGCGGGCCAAGAGCGGCACCAAATCGGTCAGCGTCTATCCGGTGAACTACCAGGCCAGTGCCGACTTCAACGATGGCGTCCAGTTCGCGCTCACCGTCATCGACGGAATCCGCGACGCTACCAACCACATTCAGGCGGTGGCGGCCACGTGCCCCGCCACCAAGATGGTGCTCGGTGGCTTCTCCCAGGGCGCGGCGGTGGCCGCCTTCACCACAGCCGCCGACATCCCGCCGGGCGTGCCGGCGGCCTTCGTCCCACCCCCGATGCCGCCCGAGGTGGCCGGTCACGTCGCGGCCGTGGCGCTGTTCGGGAAGCCCTCGAACCGGTTCCTCGGCGACGCCGGCGCGCCGCAGATCACGATCGGCCCGCTGTACGCGCCCAAGACCATCGATCAGTGTGCGAGCGGCGACACCATCTGCAACGGTGCACCCCCGGGGCAGCCCACCGCCGCGCACAACTCCTACATCGCCAACGGCATGGTCGCCCAAGCGGCACAGTTCGCGGCCGGCCGACTGTAG
- a CDS encoding metallophosphoesterase codes for MTENTASGDPQQMNRRQLLRHTAWFGAAVGLSVVGGEVLSHVAGSSSSAPAAPPTLRFAQVSDSHIGFTGAANTDVAGSFTHAIDTVNNLGYTPDFVIHTGDLTHLATPEQFDQVRQMMTGLRTPHVFTVPGEHDSADDAGAKYRQAFGAGTRGDGWYSFDIAGVHVIALVNTLNLKKLGHLGVDQLEFVEKDVAGLSSDTPIVVFSHIPLFAMYPDWGWGTDDSAQALSYLKRFASVTCLNGHVHQVFSKTEGNITFHSGTTTAYPLPHPGDGPAPKPLTLPAGKLHDALGIREVSYQTGQHTLALKERTLL; via the coding sequence ATGACCGAGAACACGGCTTCGGGCGACCCGCAACAGATGAACCGTCGCCAATTGCTCCGGCACACCGCGTGGTTCGGCGCCGCTGTCGGGCTGTCGGTGGTCGGCGGGGAAGTGCTGTCGCACGTCGCGGGCAGCAGCTCGTCCGCGCCGGCGGCACCGCCCACGCTGCGCTTCGCCCAGGTCAGCGACAGCCACATCGGCTTCACCGGCGCCGCCAACACCGACGTCGCCGGCTCGTTCACCCATGCCATCGACACCGTCAACAACCTGGGCTACACGCCGGATTTCGTCATCCACACCGGCGATCTGACGCATCTGGCCACCCCCGAGCAGTTCGATCAGGTCCGGCAGATGATGACCGGACTGCGCACCCCGCACGTGTTCACCGTTCCGGGGGAACATGATTCGGCCGACGACGCCGGCGCCAAATACCGGCAGGCGTTCGGTGCGGGCACCCGCGGCGACGGCTGGTACAGCTTCGACATCGCCGGCGTGCACGTCATCGCACTGGTGAACACGCTGAACCTCAAGAAGCTCGGCCACCTCGGCGTCGACCAGCTCGAGTTCGTGGAGAAGGACGTCGCCGGCCTGTCGAGTGATACGCCGATCGTGGTGTTCAGCCACATCCCCCTGTTCGCGATGTATCCCGACTGGGGCTGGGGGACTGACGACTCCGCCCAAGCCTTGAGCTATCTCAAGCGGTTCGCGTCGGTGACCTGCCTCAATGGACATGTGCACCAGGTGTTTTCGAAGACCGAAGGGAACATCACCTTTCACAGCGGCACGACGACCGCCTATCCGCTGCCGCATCCCGGCGACGGCCCGGCGCCGAAACCGCTGACGCTGCCGGCCGGCAAGCTGCACGACGCGCTCGGTATCCGTGAGGTGAGTTACCAGACCGGTCAGCACACGCTCGCGCTCAAAGAACGGACCCTGCTGTGA
- a CDS encoding cupredoxin family copper-binding protein, which produces MGSMGSMTMSPPEPGHQAPMPAGPNAVNIDNFAFAPGTLTVPAGTTLTWTNHDEDPHNVVAEGGQFRSPTMGSGATFSYVFAAPGTYTYVCGIHPFMHGTVMVR; this is translated from the coding sequence ATGGGTTCCATGGGGTCGATGACCATGTCCCCGCCCGAACCGGGCCACCAGGCGCCGATGCCGGCGGGCCCGAACGCGGTCAACATCGACAACTTCGCCTTCGCGCCCGGCACCCTGACGGTGCCGGCGGGAACGACGCTGACGTGGACCAACCACGACGAAGACCCACACAACGTCGTCGCCGAAGGTGGTCAGTTCCGCTCTCCGACAATGGGTTCCGGCGCCACCTTCAGTTACGTTTTCGCGGCGCCCGGCACGTACACCTACGTCTGCGGCATCCACCCCTTCATGCACGGGACGGTGATGGTCCGATGA
- a CDS encoding Rieske (2Fe-2S) protein, with product MNARGLRRYLDDLLRGRKPSRFTPDDFDAAQMRTAIDLQAARPGADEPRPEFLADLHARLAAQFDGDDAAAPKPGWLRANRRQVIVGTSAAASAAVAAVAVDRALVGRSGSGKQDTASQELVPSAGTWQKVADSAEVSEGAVHPFDLGSVVGFVRRVDGNVQGISGVCTHQGCRLWFDGPDDRLRCPCHSTSFATDGHVLTHQLPIAPKPLPKFEVREVGGVIEVFAPTPPSQPA from the coding sequence ATGAACGCGCGGGGGTTGCGCCGGTACCTCGACGATCTGCTGCGCGGCCGCAAGCCGTCGCGGTTCACGCCCGACGACTTCGACGCGGCGCAGATGCGGACGGCGATCGACCTACAGGCGGCCCGGCCCGGCGCCGACGAGCCGCGTCCGGAGTTCCTCGCCGATCTGCACGCCAGACTCGCCGCACAGTTCGACGGCGACGACGCGGCGGCGCCGAAGCCGGGTTGGCTGCGCGCCAACCGACGGCAGGTGATCGTCGGGACATCGGCGGCCGCCAGTGCCGCGGTGGCCGCGGTCGCCGTCGACCGGGCTTTGGTGGGCCGCAGTGGGTCTGGCAAGCAGGACACCGCGAGCCAGGAGTTGGTTCCGTCGGCGGGGACGTGGCAGAAGGTCGCCGACAGCGCCGAGGTGTCGGAGGGTGCGGTGCATCCGTTCGACCTGGGCTCGGTCGTGGGGTTCGTGCGCAGGGTCGACGGGAACGTGCAGGGCATCTCGGGTGTCTGCACGCATCAGGGCTGCCGGCTCTGGTTCGACGGGCCGGACGACAGGTTGCGCTGCCCGTGCCATTCCACGTCGTTCGCCACGGACGGTCACGTCCTGACCCATCAGTTGCCGATTGCGCCAAAACCCTTGCCGAAGTTCGAGGTTCGGGAGGTGGGCGGCGTGATCGAGGTTTTCGCGCCGACGCCGCCGAGCCAGCCGGCCTGA
- a CDS encoding RNA polymerase sigma factor, whose translation MSAQRDPVHRPPLRVVSSDSRYPDWESVYQDNATWVYRTIYARVGNQADAEDLTAEVFLAALRPLRLTASAAEVRAYLRSTARTVLAAHWRETMGREITVIDLDIEAPPEAEESISTAPDRVAAVLDALPDNYRRILELRFLQTKSIKESAAELGVSVANAKVLQHRALRLAAQINEKGEP comes from the coding sequence GTGTCTGCACAGCGTGATCCTGTGCACCGACCCCCGCTCCGCGTGGTGTCGTCGGATTCCCGGTATCCCGACTGGGAATCCGTCTACCAGGACAACGCGACGTGGGTGTACCGCACGATCTACGCGCGGGTCGGCAATCAGGCCGACGCCGAGGACCTCACCGCCGAGGTGTTTCTCGCCGCGCTGCGGCCGTTGCGGCTGACGGCAAGTGCTGCCGAGGTGCGGGCCTATCTGCGCAGTACCGCGCGCACGGTGCTCGCCGCGCACTGGCGCGAGACGATGGGGCGGGAGATCACGGTGATCGACCTGGACATCGAGGCGCCGCCGGAAGCCGAGGAGTCCATCAGTACCGCGCCGGACCGTGTCGCTGCGGTGTTGGACGCCCTGCCGGACAACTATCGACGCATACTGGAGCTGCGATTTCTCCAGACCAAGTCGATCAAGGAGTCCGCAGCGGAGCTCGGCGTCAGCGTCGCCAACGCAAAGGTGTTGCAACACCGGGCATTACGGCTGGCGGCACAGATCAACGAGAAGGGCGAGCCATGA
- a CDS encoding CdaR family transcriptional regulator encodes MAGGADRTGAGDALTQAVAGIGTRLDARLTDITRSISELLVSDIAELRDEEQLQQILADSVAANIDAFFAAARHGISIDLLHAPAAAIEHARRLAQRDISANVLVRSYRLGHQAVLKEVLEEVRTADFDPQLALDVFDVMSTISFNYIDRISQEVVEVYQQARESWLENRNSVRITEIRELLAGGDVDIDAATVAIRYPLQRTHLAVVLWCDDSEDRLAEMERLIQQFAASIGAADSPLFVSVDRATAWAWVAVPAAVIAEAVTWLGSLVPADGPYVAAGTPQSGVAGFRLSHRQAEDARAVAVASGPQRRRFTAFGHRGIALAALLGSNVDALSAWATEVLGPLACSTDGDQRLRETLQAFLKAGGSNKAAAEELHLHTNSVKYRVQRAIERRGRPIEDDRLDVEVALLLCSLFGDRLLDPVDDGG; translated from the coding sequence GTGGCCGGTGGCGCAGACCGCACCGGCGCGGGTGACGCGTTGACGCAGGCGGTGGCCGGAATCGGCACGCGACTGGACGCTCGGCTCACCGACATCACGCGCTCCATCTCCGAGCTGCTGGTGTCCGACATCGCCGAGCTGCGCGACGAAGAGCAACTTCAGCAGATCCTGGCAGACTCGGTCGCCGCGAACATCGATGCGTTCTTCGCCGCGGCGCGACACGGTATCTCGATCGACCTCCTGCATGCCCCCGCGGCCGCGATCGAACACGCGCGGCGGCTGGCGCAGCGCGACATCTCCGCCAATGTGCTCGTCCGGTCGTACCGGCTCGGCCATCAGGCGGTACTGAAAGAGGTCCTGGAGGAGGTCCGGACCGCGGACTTCGACCCGCAGCTGGCGTTGGACGTCTTCGACGTGATGTCGACGATCTCGTTCAACTACATCGACAGGATCTCCCAAGAGGTCGTCGAGGTGTACCAACAGGCTCGCGAGAGTTGGCTGGAGAACCGGAACAGCGTGCGCATCACGGAGATTCGTGAACTGCTGGCCGGCGGCGACGTCGACATCGACGCCGCGACGGTGGCGATCCGTTATCCACTGCAGCGCACCCATCTCGCGGTGGTGCTGTGGTGCGACGACTCCGAGGACCGGTTGGCCGAGATGGAACGGCTGATCCAGCAGTTCGCCGCGTCGATCGGCGCGGCAGATTCGCCGCTTTTCGTCTCGGTCGACCGCGCCACGGCATGGGCCTGGGTCGCAGTGCCCGCGGCAGTGATCGCGGAGGCGGTGACGTGGCTGGGGAGCCTGGTGCCGGCCGACGGGCCGTACGTCGCCGCCGGCACTCCGCAGTCCGGCGTCGCCGGCTTCCGGCTGTCGCACCGGCAGGCCGAAGACGCCCGCGCCGTCGCGGTGGCGTCGGGCCCGCAGCGGCGCCGGTTCACCGCGTTCGGCCACCGTGGCATCGCACTCGCGGCACTGCTGGGGTCGAATGTCGATGCGCTGTCGGCGTGGGCCACGGAAGTGCTTGGCCCGCTGGCCTGTTCGACCGACGGCGACCAGCGCCTCCGGGAGACGCTGCAGGCCTTCCTCAAGGCGGGCGGCAGCAACAAGGCCGCGGCCGAGGAACTGCACCTGCACACGAACTCGGTGAAATACCGGGTGCAGCGGGCGATCGAACGCCGGGGCCGGCCCATCGAGGACGACCGGCTCGACGTCGAGGTGGCGCTGCTGCTGTGCAGTCTGTTCGGTGACCGGCTGCTGGACCCGGTGGACGACGGCGGGTGA
- a CDS encoding NADPH-dependent FMN reductase → MADTKVLVLVGSLRAASLNRQLAEVAVESAPDGVTVRVADGLADLPFYNEDIDNDSVAEAVVALRQIAGDADAILAVTPEYNGTIPAVLKNAIDWLSRPYGSGAVAGKPLAVIGTALGQYGGVWAHDESRKSFGIAGADVVDVKLSLPASAFDGKHPREAAEVVEGVRGVVAKLAAEVG, encoded by the coding sequence ATGGCAGATACCAAGGTCCTGGTCCTGGTCGGCAGCCTCCGCGCGGCCTCGCTCAATCGCCAGCTCGCCGAGGTGGCGGTCGAATCTGCGCCTGATGGCGTGACGGTACGTGTCGCGGACGGGCTGGCCGACCTGCCGTTCTACAACGAAGACATCGACAACGACTCGGTTGCCGAGGCGGTCGTCGCGCTGCGCCAGATCGCGGGCGACGCGGACGCGATCCTGGCTGTGACCCCGGAGTACAACGGCACCATTCCCGCCGTCTTGAAGAACGCGATCGACTGGCTGTCGCGCCCTTACGGCTCCGGCGCCGTCGCCGGCAAGCCGCTGGCGGTCATCGGGACCGCGCTCGGCCAGTACGGCGGGGTGTGGGCACATGACGAGAGCCGCAAGTCGTTCGGCATCGCCGGTGCGGATGTCGTCGACGTCAAGCTGTCCCTGCCGGCGTCGGCGTTCGACGGCAAGCATCCCCGCGAGGCGGCCGAGGTCGTCGAGGGCGTGCGTGGCGTGGTCGCCAAGCTGGCCGCCGAGGTCGGCTGA
- a CDS encoding TetR/AcrR family transcriptional regulator, whose amino-acid sequence MAGLPMSPAAPVERGDAARNRLLLLDAARRLIAARGSDAVTMDDIAAEAGVGKGTLFRRFGSRAGLMLVLLDEDEQVEQNAMMFGPPPLGPGAPPLERLLAYGRDRLQFAWQHRALLSDAGRDPQSRFGAAAAVHRTHVRMLLHTAGTTGDLDAQTDALLALLDADYISHQLDDLGHNLQAQGDAWESVARKLCGT is encoded by the coding sequence ATGGCGGGTCTGCCGATGAGTCCGGCTGCGCCGGTCGAGCGCGGCGATGCTGCGCGCAACCGGCTCCTGCTTCTCGACGCGGCCCGCCGGCTCATCGCCGCGCGCGGCTCCGACGCCGTCACCATGGACGACATCGCGGCCGAGGCCGGCGTCGGCAAGGGCACCCTGTTCCGCCGGTTCGGCAGCCGCGCCGGCCTCATGCTCGTACTCCTCGACGAGGACGAGCAGGTCGAGCAGAACGCCATGATGTTCGGCCCACCTCCGCTGGGTCCCGGCGCACCGCCGCTGGAACGACTGCTCGCCTACGGTCGCGACCGGCTTCAGTTCGCCTGGCAGCACCGCGCCCTGCTGTCCGACGCCGGGCGTGATCCGCAGAGCCGCTTCGGGGCCGCGGCCGCCGTCCACCGCACCCACGTCCGGATGCTGCTGCACACCGCCGGCACCACGGGAGACCTCGACGCCCAGACCGATGCCCTGCTGGCTCTTCTCGACGCCGACTACATCAGCCACCAGCTCGACGATCTGGGTCACAACCTGCAGGCGCAGGGCGATGCGTGGGAAAGCGTGGCGCGCAAGCTTTGCGGGACCTGA
- a CDS encoding DNA polymerase IV, whose amino-acid sequence MTWVLHVDLDQFLASVELRRHPELVGLPVIVGGSGDPTEPRKVVTCASYEAREFGVHAGMPLRTAARKCPEAVFLPSDAPAYDEASEQVMGLLRDLGHPVEVWGWDEAYVGAAVADPFELAEKIRAVIAAETGLSCSVGISDNKQRAKVATGFGKPAGVFALTAENWMTVMGDRPVDALWGVGPKTAKKLAELDITTVAELARTDAELLTSTFGPTTGLWILLLAKGGGDSNVTAELWVPRSRSHVVTFPADLTDVAEMDAAVSELARQTLDEIVEQGRVVTRVAVTLRTKTFFTRTKIRKLPMAGTDLETITRTAIDLLHDFELDRPVRLLGVRLELEMPQ is encoded by the coding sequence ATGACCTGGGTACTGCACGTCGACCTCGATCAGTTCCTGGCGTCCGTCGAATTGCGCCGGCACCCTGAGCTGGTCGGTCTGCCCGTCATCGTCGGCGGCAGCGGTGACCCCACCGAGCCCCGCAAGGTGGTCACGTGCGCTTCCTATGAGGCAAGGGAATTCGGCGTCCACGCCGGGATGCCGCTGCGCACCGCCGCCCGCAAATGCCCGGAGGCCGTCTTCCTGCCCTCGGACGCACCCGCTTATGACGAAGCCTCCGAACAGGTGATGGGCCTGCTGCGCGACCTCGGCCATCCGGTCGAGGTGTGGGGCTGGGATGAGGCGTATGTCGGTGCGGCCGTGGCTGATCCGTTCGAGCTGGCCGAGAAGATTCGGGCCGTGATCGCTGCCGAGACCGGCCTGTCGTGCAGCGTCGGCATCAGCGACAACAAGCAGCGCGCCAAGGTCGCCACCGGATTCGGCAAGCCGGCCGGGGTTTTCGCGCTCACCGCCGAGAACTGGATGACGGTCATGGGCGACCGGCCTGTCGACGCGCTCTGGGGCGTGGGTCCCAAGACCGCGAAAAAGCTGGCCGAGCTGGACATCACCACCGTCGCGGAGCTGGCCCGCACCGACGCTGAGCTGCTCACGTCAACCTTCGGTCCGACCACAGGCTTGTGGATCCTGTTGCTCGCCAAAGGCGGCGGCGACAGCAACGTCACGGCTGAACTGTGGGTGCCGCGGTCACGCAGCCACGTGGTGACGTTCCCGGCAGACCTCACCGACGTCGCCGAGATGGACGCCGCCGTCAGCGAGCTGGCCCGCCAGACTCTCGACGAGATCGTCGAGCAGGGCCGTGTCGTCACCCGAGTGGCCGTGACCCTGCGCACCAAAACGTTCTTCACCCGCACCAAGATTCGCAAGTTGCCGATGGCCGGTACGGATCTGGAGACCATCACCCGAACCGCGATCGATCTGCTGCACGACTTCGAACTGGACCGGCCGGTGCGGCTGCTCGGGGTGCGGCTGGAACTGGAGATGCCGCAGTAG
- a CDS encoding AAA family ATPase: protein MLTTIAIRGYRSLREIVLPLSELTVVTGANGTGKSSVYRALGLLADCGRGEVIGSLAREGGLQSVLWAGPENTSGARRTGTTEGTSRTRPVSLELGFAATDFGYFIDLGLPQDPGHNSMFGQDPEIKRETVFAGPSPRPSSALVRRTRTYAEVASDSGRGFDELTRALPSYRSVLAEYANPEALPELAAVRDRLRDWRFYDGFRVDRDAPARRRQVGTRTPVLSNDGNDLAAAVQTILEAGFDDLPRAVGDAFDGAEISVSSDGGLFELQLHQRGMLRPLRSAELSDGTLRFLLWGAALLTPQPPALMVLNEPETSLHPDLVGPLADMIAAAARKTQVVVVTHSARLRERLAACDASEVELVKQWGETRIDGQTMLTAPPWDWGKR, encoded by the coding sequence GTGCTCACCACCATCGCCATCCGGGGCTACCGGTCGCTGCGCGAGATCGTCCTGCCGCTGTCGGAGCTGACCGTCGTGACCGGAGCCAACGGCACCGGCAAGTCCTCGGTGTACCGGGCACTGGGGCTGCTGGCCGACTGCGGACGCGGCGAGGTCATCGGGTCCCTGGCCCGCGAGGGCGGGTTGCAGTCGGTGCTGTGGGCCGGGCCGGAGAACACCAGCGGCGCGCGCCGGACGGGTACCACCGAGGGCACCAGCCGGACCCGGCCCGTATCACTCGAACTCGGCTTCGCGGCAACCGATTTCGGCTATTTCATCGACCTCGGCCTGCCGCAGGACCCCGGGCACAACTCGATGTTCGGCCAGGACCCCGAGATCAAACGCGAGACCGTGTTCGCCGGGCCCTCTCCCCGGCCCAGCAGCGCCCTGGTCCGTCGCACCCGGACCTACGCCGAGGTGGCATCCGACTCGGGCCGCGGTTTCGATGAACTGACCCGCGCCCTGCCCAGCTACCGCAGCGTCCTCGCGGAGTACGCGAACCCCGAGGCGCTGCCCGAGCTGGCCGCGGTCCGGGACCGATTGCGCGACTGGCGTTTCTACGACGGCTTCCGCGTCGACCGCGACGCGCCCGCCCGCCGCCGCCAGGTGGGCACCCGAACCCCGGTGCTGAGCAACGACGGCAACGACCTGGCCGCCGCCGTGCAGACCATCCTCGAAGCCGGTTTCGACGATCTGCCGCGCGCGGTCGGCGATGCGTTCGACGGCGCCGAGATATCGGTCAGCTCCGACGGAGGGTTGTTCGAACTGCAGCTGCACCAACGCGGCATGCTCCGGCCGCTGCGCTCGGCCGAATTGTCCGACGGCACACTGCGGTTCCTGCTCTGGGGCGCCGCCCTGCTGACGCCGCAACCGCCCGCGCTCATGGTGCTCAACGAACCGGAGACGTCCCTGCACCCCGACCTGGTGGGCCCGCTCGCCGACATGATCGCCGCCGCCGCACGCAAGACGCAGGTCGTCGTCGTCACCCACTCGGCACGGCTGCGCGAGCGGCTGGCCGCGTGCGACGCGAGCGAAGTCGAACTGGTCAAGCAGTGGGGCGAAACCCGGATCGACGGCCAGACCATGCTCACCGCGCCGCCGTGGGACTGGGGAAAGCGCTGA
- a CDS encoding SDR family oxidoreductase gives MTRWSGYAGKRCFVTGAASGIGRATALKLAQQGAVLYLTDRDATGLEQTVADARALGGEVAEHRALDISDYDAVAAFASDIHSRHEAMDVVLNIAGISAWGTVSTLTHQHWRSMVDVNLMGPIHVIETMVPPMVAAGRGGRLANVSSAAGIVALPWHAAYSASKYGLRGVSEVLRFDLARHRIGVSVVVPGAVKTPLVQTVQIAGVDRDDPQVQRWVARFAGHAVSPEQAADKLLSGVAKNRFMVYTSPDIRALYLFKRLAWWPYSVSMRQVNVLFTRALRPKRG, from the coding sequence ATGACGCGGTGGAGCGGCTACGCAGGCAAGCGGTGTTTCGTGACGGGGGCGGCCAGCGGCATCGGCCGGGCGACCGCGCTCAAGCTGGCCCAGCAGGGCGCGGTCCTCTATCTGACCGATCGTGACGCCACCGGGCTGGAACAGACCGTCGCCGACGCCAGGGCACTCGGCGGGGAGGTGGCCGAACACCGCGCGCTGGACATCTCCGACTACGACGCCGTCGCGGCTTTCGCCTCCGACATCCACAGCCGGCACGAGGCCATGGATGTGGTGCTCAACATCGCCGGGATCTCAGCCTGGGGCACCGTCAGCACCCTGACCCATCAGCACTGGCGGTCTATGGTCGACGTCAACCTGATGGGGCCCATCCACGTCATCGAGACCATGGTCCCGCCCATGGTGGCCGCCGGCCGCGGTGGTCGGCTGGCCAATGTCTCATCGGCCGCGGGCATCGTCGCGCTGCCGTGGCACGCCGCCTACAGTGCCAGCAAGTACGGCCTGCGCGGGGTCAGCGAGGTACTTCGCTTCGACCTGGCACGGCATCGCATCGGGGTGTCGGTCGTGGTGCCGGGCGCGGTGAAAACGCCTCTGGTGCAGACGGTTCAGATCGCGGGCGTGGATCGCGACGATCCGCAGGTGCAGCGCTGGGTGGCCAGGTTCGCCGGACACGCGGTGTCGCCCGAGCAGGCTGCGGACAAGCTGCTGTCCGGGGTGGCCAAGAACCGGTTCATGGTCTACACGTCACCCGACATCCGGGCCCTGTACCTGTTCAAGCGGCTGGCGTGGTGGCCCTACAGTGTGTCGATGCGTCAAGTGAACGTGTTGTTCACGCGCGCCTTGCGGCCGAAGCGTGGCTGA
- a CDS encoding TetR/AcrR family transcriptional regulator, with translation MSAEVETADKGRSRGDRQRDAIVNAVRELLEERPFADLSVSTISARAGVARSGFYFYFDSKYSVLARIVSEAMEELDTLTHNFAPREPDESPASFAKRMVGSAAAVFAINDPIMAACTIAQNTDAEIRDLMADFEDGVIDKIVGLVEQDAGRRPISDDLPALVRTLVSTTAYTLSRDSAYIGRGGDPQRALDIVERLWLTALWGGGDLPV, from the coding sequence ATGAGCGCTGAAGTCGAGACGGCCGACAAGGGCCGCAGTCGAGGCGACAGGCAACGCGACGCCATCGTCAACGCAGTCCGCGAGCTGCTGGAGGAGCGGCCCTTCGCCGACCTGTCCGTCAGCACCATCAGTGCGCGCGCCGGCGTCGCGCGGTCGGGTTTCTACTTCTACTTCGACTCCAAGTACTCCGTCCTGGCCCGGATCGTGTCCGAGGCGATGGAGGAGCTCGACACGCTCACCCACAACTTCGCGCCGCGCGAGCCCGACGAGTCGCCGGCGTCCTTCGCGAAGCGGATGGTCGGCAGCGCGGCCGCCGTCTTCGCCATCAACGATCCGATCATGGCGGCGTGCACCATCGCGCAGAACACGGACGCCGAGATCCGTGACCTGATGGCCGACTTCGAGGACGGTGTGATCGACAAGATCGTCGGGCTCGTGGAACAGGACGCCGGCCGGCGCCCGATCTCCGACGACCTGCCGGCATTGGTTCGCACGTTGGTATCGACGACGGCCTACACGCTGTCGCGCGACAGCGCCTACATCGGGCGCGGCGGCGACCCGCAACGCGCGCTGGACATCGTGGAACGACTGTGGCTCACCGCGTTATGGGGTGGCGGCGACCTGCCTGTGTAG